In Mytilus edulis chromosome 4, xbMytEdul2.2, whole genome shotgun sequence, the following proteins share a genomic window:
- the LOC139520393 gene encoding uncharacterized protein — protein MSKVKTMIDAKIGGKKVVVFSKTYCPYCTKAKKVLRNHYGKDLNEADVEIMEIENDPDCDAIQDYLKTLTGGRSVPRVFINGKCIGGGDETQALEQSGKLSGLLQ, from the exons ATGTCTAAGGTAAAGACCATGATTGACGCCAAGATTGGTGGGAAAAAAGTGGTTGTCTTTTCGAAAACTTACTGTCCTTATTGTACCAAGGCAAAAAAGGTTTTAAGAAATCACTATGGAAAGGATTTAAACGAAGCTGATGTCGAGATTATGGAAATAGAAAATGATCCAGATTGTGACGCAATCCAAGATTATCTAAAAACATTAACAGGAGGGCGATCT GTTCCCAGAGTTTTTATTAATGGAAAATGCATTGGTGGTGGAGATGAAACCCAAGCCTTGGAACAGTCAGGAAAGCTATCTGGGCTTCTGCAATAA